The bacterium nucleotide sequence TAAAAAGCAAGGTTAAAAATGAAGATAGAAGAAAAACTTAAAAGATTAAAAGAAATAAAAGCAGATATTCAAAAGAGTTACTTTATAAAACAAATTGGAGTATTTGGTTCATACATTAGAAGGGAAGAAGAGTCTGAGAGTGATTTAGATATTTTGGTTGAATTCTACAAACCAATAGATATTTTTAAATTTATGGAATTAGAAAGATTCCTCTCTCAAGAATTAAATATTAAAGTAGACCTGGTAAGTAAAAAGGCTTTGAAACCTTTTATAGGAAGAGAGATTTTAAAGGAAGTAGTGTATGTCTAAGAGAGATTTTAGAGATT carries:
- a CDS encoding nucleotidyltransferase family protein, encoding MKIEEKLKRLKEIKADIQKSYFIKQIGVFGSYIRREEESESDLDILVEFYKPIDIFKFMELERFLSQELNIKVDLVSKKALKPFIGREILKEVVYV